In Cicer arietinum cultivar CDC Frontier isolate Library 1 chromosome 7, Cicar.CDCFrontier_v2.0, whole genome shotgun sequence, a single window of DNA contains:
- the LOC101510973 gene encoding putative hydrolase C777.06c, whose protein sequence is MVVTSIRLLPSSLTSFIQHRSPHSWRFRPSSISFPLSPIHSISANGVGVGELPVDQSEVIFIGTGTSEGIPRVSCLTNPLNKCPVCLKAAKPGDKNRRLNTSILIRHLNPTGTHNILIDAGKFFYHSALQWFPEFGIRTIDAVVITHSHADAIGGLDDLRDWTNNVQPSIPIYVANRDFEVMKKTHYYLVDTSVVLPGAAVSALQFTQISEEPFFVHGLKFTPLPVWHGQGYRSLGFRFGNICYISDVSEIPEETYPLLKDCELLIMDALRPDRSSATHFGLPRALDEVRKIQPKRTLFTGMMHLMDHEEVNGYLTKLLESEGIDAQLSYDGLRVPVRL, encoded by the exons ATGGTGGTTACCTCTATTCgtcttcttccttcttccctCACTTCATTCATTCAACATCGCTCTCCACATTCATGGCGTTTCCGTCCCTCTTCCATCTCATTTCCACTCTCTCCCATCCACTCca TTTCTGCTAATGGAGTTGGCGTGGGAGAATTACCTGTTGATCAAAGTGAAGTTATATTTATAGGGACTGGAACTAGTGAAGGGATTCCGCGTGTTAGCTGTTTGACTAATCCTTTAAATAAATGTCCG GTCTGTTTGAAAGCTGCCAAACCGGGTGATAAGAATAGGAGACTTAACACAAGTATACTCATTCGCCACCTGAACCCCACAGGAACACACAATATACTTATAGATGCTGGAAA ATTTTTCTATCACAGTGCTCTCCAGTGGTTCCCTGAATTTGG GATAAGAACAATTGATGCAGTTGTTATTACTCATTCTCATGCTGATGCAATTGGAG GTCTTGATGATCTTAGAGATTGGACTAACAATGTTCAGCCTTCTATTCCAATATATGTAGCCAACCGAGATTTTGAG GTGATGAAGAAGACCCACTATTATTTAGTAGATACAAGCGTAGTCTTACCTGGTGCTGCAGTCTCAGCTTTGCAATTCACTCAAATATCTGAAGAACCATTTTTTGTACATGGATTGAAG TTTACCCCACTACCAGTGTGGCATGGCCAAGGTTATCGGTCCCTTGGTTTCCGTTTTGGTAATATATGTTACATAAG TGATGTCAGTGAAATTCCTGAAGAAACTTATCCACTTTTGAAGGACTGTGAACTTCTAATCATG GATGCTTTGAGGCCTGATCGCTCTTCAGCCACACATTTTGGACTTCCAAGG GCCTTAGATGAAGTGCGGAAAATTCAACCCAAAAGGACACTTTTTACTG GGATGATGCATCTGATGGACCATGAAGAAGTGAATGGCTACCTTACAAAATTATTGGAGTCTGAGGGCATTGATGCACAACTGAGCTATGATGGGCTTCGTGTACCGGTCAGACTCTAA
- the LOC101510433 gene encoding protein indeterminate-domain 11 isoform X1, with translation MVKGLMFQQQQQVVDENMSNLTSASGEASASSGNRTEIGTSYPQQQHNLVPPQTQTQTQQVKKKRNLPGNPDPDAEVIALSPKSLLAKNRFICEICNKGFQRDQNLQLHRRGHNLPWKLKQRTSKEIRKKVYVCPEVSCVHNDPSRALGDLTGIKKHFCRKHGEKKWKCEKCSKKYAVQSDWKAHSKTCGTREYRCDCGTLFSRRDSFITHRAFCDALAEESARAMTNNTNPILPSQSQSQSQQQPPSSSSHHMMINLQTQFNPQQQQDLQIFPLKKEQQQNQSFNLSASELLPPWLGPNNLDNHHHHQIFSPRLDQNQFSQNPNPSNIVPHHGPTFPPYHQTVPSPHMSATALLQKAAQMGATISNRTSSSSSPSIIGTHQQHAHDSPNNVTGNFALNLSSHEHQNTTTKLSSVSGVNQYLNIHDLMFSSSSPSGFEATHFDEMFGGIMNSKKDQNLLQETHSKTTTSTTHHVAADSISCDIGGNEGLTRDFLGLRPLSHSDILSIAGIGNCMNDQQQSHESQKPW, from the exons ATGGTGAAGGGTTTGATGTTTCAACAACAGCAACAAGTGGTGGATGAAAACATGTCAAATTTAACTTCTGCATCTGGTGAAGCTAGTGCTTCTTCAGGAAACAGAACTGAAATTGGTACTAGTTACCCTCAACAACAACATAACTTGGTTCCACCACAAACTCAAACTCAAACTCAAcaagtgaagaaaaaaagaaacctTCCTGGTAACCCAG ACCCTGATGCTGAGGTTATAGCTTTGTCTCCAAAGAGTCTACTAGCAAAAAACAGGTTCATATGTGAGATCTGCAACAAAGGTTTTCAAAGAGATCAAAATCTTCAACTTCATAGAAGAGGACATAATTTACCATGGAAGTTGAAGCAGAGAACAAGTAAAGAAATAAGGAAGAAAGTTTATGTATGTCCAGAAGTAAGTTGTGTGCATAATGATCCATCAAGGGCTTTAGGGGACTTAACTGGAATCAAGAAGCACTTTTGCAGAAAGCACGGTGAGAAGAAGTGGAAATGTGAAAAGTGTTCAAAGAAATATGCAGTTCAATCAGATTGGAAAGCTCATTCAAAAACATGTGGCACAAGAGAGTACAGATGTGACTGTGGAACCCTCTTCTCAAG AAGAGACAGTTTCATAACACACAGAGCTTTTTGTGATGCATTAGCAGAAGAAAGTGCAAGAGCTATGACAAACAACACAAACCCAATTTTACCCTcacaatcacaatcacaatcacaacaacaaccaccTTCATCATCCTCTCATCACATGATGATAAATCTCCAAACCCAATTCAATCCTCAACAACAACAAGACCTTCAAATTTTCCCATTAAAAaaagaacaacaacaaaaccAAAGTTTCAATCTTTCTGCATCAGAATTATTACCACCTTGGCTTGGCCCAAATAATCTTgataatcatcatcatcatcaaattttCTCTCCAAGATTAGACCAAAATCAATTCTCACAAAACCCTAACCCTAGCAACATTGTTCCTCATCATGGTCCCACTTTCCCTCCTTATCATCAAACAGTTCCTTCCCCACATATGTCAGCTACTGCATTATTGCAGAAAGCAGCTCAGATGGGTGCAACCATTAGTAACAGaacatcttcttcttcttcaccaTCCATCATTGGGACCCACCAACAACATGCTCATGATTCTCCAAACAATGTCACTGGTAATTTTGCTTTGAATTTATCTTCACATGAACAccaaaacacaacaacaaaactgtCTTCTGTTTCCGGTGTTAATCAATATCTCAACATTCACGATCTTATGTTTTCTTCTTCATCGCCGTCTGGATTTGAAGCGACCCATTTCGATGAAATGTTTGGCGGCATTATGAATTCGAAGAAAGATCAAAACTTGCTTCAAGAAACACACTCTAAAACAACAACCTCCACGACCCATCATGTCGCAGCTGATAGTATCAGCTGCGACATCGGTGGAAACGAAGGATTGACAAGAGATTTTTTGGGTCTTAGGCCATTGTCTCATAGTGATATTCTAAGCATTGCTGGTATTGGAAATTGCATGAATGATCAACAACAAAGTCATGAATCTCAAAAGCCATGGTAA
- the LOC101510433 gene encoding protein indeterminate-domain 11 isoform X2 codes for MVKGLMFQQQQQVVDENMSNLTSASGEASASSGNRTEIGTSYPQQQHNLVPPQTQTQTQQVKKKRNLPGNPDPDAEVIALSPKSLLAKNRFICEICNKGFQRDQNLQLHRRGHNLPWKLKQRTSKEIRKKVYVCPEVSCVHNDPSRALGDLTGIKKHFCRKHGEKKWKCEKCSKKYAVQSDWKAHSKTCGTREYRCDCGTLFSRRDSFITHRAFCDALAEESARAMTNNTNPILPSQSQSQSQQQPPSSSSHHMMINLQTQFNPQQQQDLQIFPLKKEQQQNQSFNLSASELLPPWLGPNNLDNHHHHQIFSPRLDQNQFSQNPNPSNIVPHHGPTFPPYHQTVPSPHMSATALLQKAAQMGATISNRTSSSSSPSIIGTHQQHAHDSPNNVTATHFDEMFGGIMNSKKDQNLLQETHSKTTTSTTHHVAADSISCDIGGNEGLTRDFLGLRPLSHSDILSIAGIGNCMNDQQQSHESQKPW; via the exons ATGGTGAAGGGTTTGATGTTTCAACAACAGCAACAAGTGGTGGATGAAAACATGTCAAATTTAACTTCTGCATCTGGTGAAGCTAGTGCTTCTTCAGGAAACAGAACTGAAATTGGTACTAGTTACCCTCAACAACAACATAACTTGGTTCCACCACAAACTCAAACTCAAACTCAAcaagtgaagaaaaaaagaaacctTCCTGGTAACCCAG ACCCTGATGCTGAGGTTATAGCTTTGTCTCCAAAGAGTCTACTAGCAAAAAACAGGTTCATATGTGAGATCTGCAACAAAGGTTTTCAAAGAGATCAAAATCTTCAACTTCATAGAAGAGGACATAATTTACCATGGAAGTTGAAGCAGAGAACAAGTAAAGAAATAAGGAAGAAAGTTTATGTATGTCCAGAAGTAAGTTGTGTGCATAATGATCCATCAAGGGCTTTAGGGGACTTAACTGGAATCAAGAAGCACTTTTGCAGAAAGCACGGTGAGAAGAAGTGGAAATGTGAAAAGTGTTCAAAGAAATATGCAGTTCAATCAGATTGGAAAGCTCATTCAAAAACATGTGGCACAAGAGAGTACAGATGTGACTGTGGAACCCTCTTCTCAAG AAGAGACAGTTTCATAACACACAGAGCTTTTTGTGATGCATTAGCAGAAGAAAGTGCAAGAGCTATGACAAACAACACAAACCCAATTTTACCCTcacaatcacaatcacaatcacaacaacaaccaccTTCATCATCCTCTCATCACATGATGATAAATCTCCAAACCCAATTCAATCCTCAACAACAACAAGACCTTCAAATTTTCCCATTAAAAaaagaacaacaacaaaaccAAAGTTTCAATCTTTCTGCATCAGAATTATTACCACCTTGGCTTGGCCCAAATAATCTTgataatcatcatcatcatcaaattttCTCTCCAAGATTAGACCAAAATCAATTCTCACAAAACCCTAACCCTAGCAACATTGTTCCTCATCATGGTCCCACTTTCCCTCCTTATCATCAAACAGTTCCTTCCCCACATATGTCAGCTACTGCATTATTGCAGAAAGCAGCTCAGATGGGTGCAACCATTAGTAACAGaacatcttcttcttcttcaccaTCCATCATTGGGACCCACCAACAACATGCTCATGATTCTCCAAACAATGTCACTG CGACCCATTTCGATGAAATGTTTGGCGGCATTATGAATTCGAAGAAAGATCAAAACTTGCTTCAAGAAACACACTCTAAAACAACAACCTCCACGACCCATCATGTCGCAGCTGATAGTATCAGCTGCGACATCGGTGGAAACGAAGGATTGACAAGAGATTTTTTGGGTCTTAGGCCATTGTCTCATAGTGATATTCTAAGCATTGCTGGTATTGGAAATTGCATGAATGATCAACAACAAAGTCATGAATCTCAAAAGCCATGGTAA